Below is a window of Flavobacterium sp. N2820 DNA.
ATAGTTGCAATTAAATTATCTACTTTTTTTGCCGAAGCATACATAATGGCTTCCCAGTTTTGACCTTCTTGTAATTCACCATCACCTAAAAGCGCAAAAACCAAATGGTTGTCGTTGTTTAGTTTTTTAGCTTGCGCTGCACCAATTGCAACCGACATTCCTTGTCCTAATGAACCTGAGGCCATTCGGATTCCTGGTAATCCTTCGTGCGTAGTTGGATGCCCTTGTAATCTTGAATTTAATTTTCTAAAGGTTGCCAATTCAGCTACTGGAAAATAGCCGCTTCTAGCTAGAACACTATAAAAAACAGGAGAAATATGTCCGTTAGACAAGAAGAATAAATCTTCGCCAATTCCGTTCATATCAAAACCTTCATTACGTTTCATGACATCTTGGTACAGGGTAACCAAAAACTCAGCACATCCCAAAGAACCTCCTGGGTGACCTGAATTTACGGCATGAACCATACGAAGAATATCTCTTCGAACTTGTGTTGTAAAATCTTGTAGTTGTTGCGTGTTAGACATTATAAAAGTATATGTGTTAATTGATGCAAAAGTAATTTTATTTTTTTGGTGGTACAAATCATTTTATTAGAAGTTATTAAGAATTGATTTGTGATTTGTGATGGAAGCTGGAAGCAGGGAGAAGGAAGTGAGGAGCAGTAAGTTGGAATTTGGAATTTCAGAATTGGAATTTTCCATTTGTTTTTCACAAATAATTCTAAATTCTAAATTCTGAATTCTAAATTAATTTATCTTTGCCGTTCGTAAAAGCACAATATGAAGTTTGATTTAATTACCAAAGACCCAAATAGTAAAGCCAGAGCTGGAAAAATAACAACCGATCATGGTGTTATTGAAACCCCAATTTTTATGCCCGTAGGAACGGTTGCTTCTGTAAAAGGAGTACACCAACGAGAGCTTAGAGAAGATATTAATCCCGATATTATTTTAGGAAACACCTATCATTTATATTTAAGACCTCAAACTAAAATTTTAGAAGCCGCTGGAGGTTTGCATAAATTTATGAATTGGGACAGAAATATCTTAACCGATTCTGGTGGCTATCAAGTGTATTCACTTTCTTCAAATAGAAAAATTAAAGAAGAAGGGGTTAAATTCAAATCGCACATTGACGGTTCGTATCATTTCTTTTCACCAGAAAATGTAATGGAAATTCAACGTACTATTGGTGCTGATATTATCATGGCTTTTGACGAATGTACGCCTTATCCTTGTGATTATCGTTATGCAAAACGTTCAATGCATATGACACACCGTTGGTTGGATAGATGTATCAATCATTTAGAAAAATTACCATTTAAATACGGTTACGAACAAACGTTTTTTCCAATTGTTCAAGGAAGTACTTATAAAGATTTGAGAGAACAATCGGCTGAATATATTGCAAATGCAGGCGCTCAAGGTAATGCTATTGGCGGACTTTCAGTAGGAGAACCAGCTGAAGAAATGTACGCAATGACCGAAATTGTTACTGCAATTCTTCCAGAAGACAAACCAAGGTATTTAATGGGTGTGGGAACGCCAATCAATATTTTAGAAAACATTGCCTTAGGAATTGATATGTTTGATTGTGTGATGCCAACGCGTAACGCCAGAAATGGAATGTTGTTCACTGCTCACGGCACCATGAATATGAAAAACAAAAAGTGGGAAGCCGATTTTTCGCCAATTGACGAAATGGGGCACACTTGGGTAGATACCGAATATTCGAAAGCGTATCTTAGACACTTATTTGCTGCAGATGAATTTTTAGGAAAACAAATTGCAACCATTCATAACTTAGGTTTTTACATGTGGTTAGTGCGCGAAGCAAGAAGACAAATTATTGCCGGAACATTTAGAGCATGGAAAGATAAAATGGTGGTTCAAATGAGTCAACGATTATAAAGTCAGAAATCAGAATTTAGAATTTAGAAAGTAATCGATTGTAAAAACATTCATTTTTCTAAATTCTAAATTTTAAATTCTAAATTTTAGGATGAAAATAATAGATAAATACATATTAAAACGCTACTTAGTTACCTTTTCGGTGATGTTGATCATGTTTATTCCTATTGGAATTACGATTGACGTTTCGGAAAAAGTAAACAAAATGATCGAAAAGAAAATTCCGTTAGCCGATATCTTGGTGTATTATGGGGATTTTACCGTGTATTTTGCCAATCTATTATTTCCTATTTTTCTGTTTTTATCTATTATTTGGTTCACTTCAAAATTAGCCAATAATACCGAAATTATTGCCATTTTGAGTTCTGGAATTTCGTTTACTAGATTTCTTAGACCGTTTATTTATGGTGCAGTAATTGTTTCGATTTTTGCTTTATTAATGGGATTTTTTTTAGTGCCAAAAGCAAGTAAAGGCTTTAATGATTTTAGATATGAAAATTTAAAAAATAATTCTAAAACTAGAGAAACAAGTGATGTTTTTAGACAAATCAAAAAAGAAGGTAAGGTAGAAGAAAACATTTATGTGAGTAATTATAATTATTTGTCTCAAACGGGTTTTAATTTCACTTACGAACGCTTTAAGGATAATCTTTTGATCGAAAAAGTGAATGCAAACCGAATTCGTTATGATGAAAAAACAAAAAAATATACCTTATATAATTATAACAAAAGAATAGTTGGACCCATGAATGACCAAATTCTGTCCAAAGATAAAATCGATGTTGCTTATAATTTTGAGCCTGATGATTTAACACCTGTAATTTATGTAGCAGAAACAATGACAATTGGTCAATTAAATACCTTTATTAATAAAGAAAGAGCCAGAGGAAACGGAAATATCAATACCTATTTAGTGGTTTTCTATAAAAAATTTAGTTTACCTATTTCTGCTTTTATCTTAACAATTATTGCTGTTGCAGTTTCTTCCATGAAAAGAAGAGGAGGAATGGGGATTAACTTAGCCATTGGAATTGTAATCGCATTTGTATTCATCTTTTTTGATAAAGTATTTGGAACTTTGGCTGAAAAATCTAGTATTCCGCCTTTTATTGCGGTGTGGTTGCCTAATTTTGTATTCGGAATATTAGCTTATTACTTACTTCGCAATGCAAAACGATAATTTAAAAAGCTATTTACATCTTCATGTAATTGTATTTATTTGGGGATTTACGGCGGTCTTAGGCAAACTAATTTCGCTTGAAGCCTTGGATTTGGTTTGGTATCGTATGCTGTTTGCATCGGTAATTATGACCTTTGTTGTACTGATTAACAAAGAAAGAATTAAAGTGCCTTTCAATGTTTTAGTGGGTTTTATTGTTTCCGGAATTATTATTGCGTTGCATTGGCTCACATTTTATCAAGCTATTAAAGTTTCAAATGTATCTATAACACTAGCGTGTTTGTCAACTGGAGCCTTTTTTGCATCCATTTTAGAACCTATTTTTTACAAACGCAAAATCATTTGGTACGAAGTACTTTTCGGTTTAATTGTTATTTTTGGATTAGGTATTATTTTTAAAGTAGAAACTCAATATACCACCGGAATATATTTGGCTGTAACTTCAGCGTTCTTATCGGCACTTTTTTCGGTAATCAATGGAAAATACGCTAAAGAATATAGTCCAAATGTGATTTCTGTATATGAATTGTCCAGTGGCTTTTTATTCTTAAGCATTTACTTGTTTTTTGCGGATAGTTTCACTCCTGCATTCTTTGCACTTTCGTCAAATGATTTGTTGTGGTTGTTTTTATTGTCTTCAATTTGCACGGCTTATGCTTTTTCGGCCTCCGTCAAAGTAATGAAGTTTTTGAGCCCATTTACAGTTATGTTAACCATCAATTTAGAACCTATTTATGGTATCATTTTAGTGCTTCTAATTTTTCCAGAAAACGAAAAAATGTCGCCTATGTTTTATATAGGTGCAATCATAATTTTAGCGACTGTTATTGCAAATGGAATTGTAAAAAGTCGTAAAAAGTTACCAACAAATTAAAGATAAGTTTATAAAGTTCAATGAAAATTTTATCTTTGTAACAACAAACACAAACCCAAATAAACCGATTATGGAATATTTAGATTTTGAATTACCAATTAAAGAGCTTGAAGACCAATTAGATAAATGCCAAATTATAGGTCAAGAGTCCGATGTAGATGTGTCAAACACCTGCAAGCAAATTGAAAAAAAATTAGAAGAAACCAAGAAAAAAATATACAAAAACCTTTCTGCTTGGCAACGTGTTCAACTTTCAAGACACCCAAACCGTCCATACACTTTAGAACATATTACAAATTTAACTAAAGGAACTTTTTTAGAACTTTTTGGCGACAGAAATTTCAAAGATGATAAGGCCATGATTGGTGGTCTAGGTCAAATAGATGGACAATCGTTCATGATTATTGGACAGCAAAAAGGAGTGAATACAAAAATGCGCCAATACAGAAATTTTGGTATGGCAAATCCTGAAGGATATCGAAAAGCATTGCGTTTAATGAAAATGGCAGAAAAATTCAATATTCCTGTGCTAACTTTGATTGATACGCCTGGAGCTTATCCTGGATTAGAAGCGGAAGAAAGAGGTCAAGGAGAAGCAATTGCAAGAAATATTTTCGAAATGGCACGTTTAAAAACACCTATTATTTCGGTAATTATTGGTGAAGGTGCATCGGGTGGAGCATTAGGAATTGGTGTTGGTGATAGAGTATATATGTTAGAAAATACTTGGTATTCTGTAATTTCACCAGAATCATGTTCTTCTATTTTATGGAGAAGCTGGGAATACAAAGAACAAGCAGCTGAAGCTTTAAAATTAACGTCTTATGACATGAAAAAGCAAAAGTTAATCGATGATATTATTCCAGAACCTCTTGGGGGAGCACATTATGATAAAGAAACTACTTTTAAAACAGTAGAACAATATATTACTAAAGCTTATAATGAATTAAAAGATTTATCAACAAAAGATTTAGTATTACAGCGAATGGATAAATATAGTAAAATGGGCGAATTTAAAGAATAGCGTTTGTTTTCAAAATAGTAAAAAATCCGAAGCCTCAAAGTTTCGGATTTTTTTTGGCTTATTAACAATAAAATATAGTTATTAACAGTCGAGTATTGAGAACTCAAATTAGAATTTTATAAAAAAAGGTTACCTTAGCACTATGGAAAATATCAGAAATATGAACCCGATAAAAGTAGATAAAACTACCATTATCAATTTGGAAAAAGGAAAACTACCTCCTCAAGCGTTAGACCTTGAAGAAGCTGTACTTGGCGCCATGATGATTGATAAAAAAGGGGTAGATGAGGTGATTGATATTTTGCAGCCAGATGCCTTTTATAAAGAGGCACACAAGCATATTTTTGAGGCAATTGTACAATTGTTTAACGAAACACAACCCATTGACTTATTAACCGTTTCTGCTCAATTAAAGAAAAGTGGAAAATTAGAACTTTCAGGTGGTGATTTTTACTTGATTCAGTTAACCCAAAAGATATCATCTTCGGCTCATATTGAGTTTCACTCACGTATCATTCTTCAAAAATTTATTCAACGAAGTTTAATTAAGATTTCAAGTGAAATTATCGAAGAATCCTATGATGAATCCACGGATGTATTTGATTTATTAGACAAAGCCGAATCAAAATTATACGAAGTAACACAAGGAAACATCAAACGTAGTTCTGAAACCGCACAAAGTTTAGTTATTCAGGCTAAAAAGCGTATTGAAGAAATTGCAGGAAAAGAAGGTCTGAGTGGAATTGCAACTGGCTTCCATAACTTAGACAAATTGACTTCAGGTTGGCAGCCTTCAGATTTAATTATTATTGCAGCTCGTCCAGGTATGGGTAAAACTGCTTTTGTGCTTTCTATGGCGCGAAATATGGCTGTAGATTATGGTCATCCCGTAGCTTTGTTCTCTTTAGAGATGTCCTCAGTTCAGCTAATTACACGTTTGATTTCATCTGAAACGGGTTTGTCCTCTGAAAAACTTCGTACAGGAAAATTAGAAAAACACGAGTGGGAGCAACTTTCGATAAAAGTAAAAAATCTGGAAAAAGCACCTTTATATATTGATGACACACCATCATTATCCATTTTTGATTTACGTGCAAAAGCCCGTAGACTTTCATCACAATATGGTATTAAAATGATTGTTGTTGATTATTTACAATTAATGACAGCTGGTGGAAATGGAAAAGGTGGTGGAAACCGTGAGCAAGAAATTTCAACCATTTCCCGTAACTTAAAAGCATTAGCAAAAGAATTAAATGTTCCGGTAATTGCACTTTCTCAGTTATCACGTGCTGTAGAAACACGTGGTTCAAGCAAAAGACCTTTGCTTTCCGATCTTCGTGAATCGGGGGCGATTGAGCAAGATGCCGATATCGTATCGTTTATATACCGACCAGAATATTATAAAATTGATGAATGGGATGATGAAGAACGTACACCAACACAAGGTCAGGCCGAATTTATAGTGGCAAAACACAGAAATGGAGGTTTAGATGAAATTCGTTTAAAATTCGTTGGTAATTTAGGAAAATTTGAAAACTTAGATGATTTTAGTTCGCCTTTTGATTCATTACCTTCAAAAATGAATTTAGATGATAGTAATCCATTCATTACGCCAAACCTACCAACGCCTAATGAAGCCTTTGGAAGTAATATGAATTCTATGGAAGACGACGATTCCGATGTTCCATTTTAACGTTCAACGACAAAACAGACCATTTGGTCTGTTTTTTTTTGTTTAAACAATATTTTTCTTACTTTTAATTAAACAATTTAAAAAAATAACAAATTATGCCAGATTTTACAATTTCACTTGAAGAAGCTCAAACATGGGCATTGTCTTGGAGAAACAACCCCCCAAAAGATTTAGCAAAAGGTCATTTAATTCCAGGTGAAGCCCTAACAGAACTATTAGCAGCAGAAGGTGTTGTTGATGTTAGAGCATATATGGGTGTGGATGAAACGGGTACTCAAAAATTAATGTTAGTAGGTGTTGATTCATCAGGGAAAGATTTAATTGATGAAGAACATTTAATTTATGATTTTACACAACCTTGTCCTTCTTGTTGTGATACTAGTAGTCCATTATATAATCCATAATTTTGCTTGATTCTAAATATTTATATTTAACATCAGCATTATTATGCTTGTTGTATTTTATAGGTTTTTTCAGAAATGGAAAAGCCTATAAAATTTTTACTATTTATTTGTTTGGGGTACTTTTAATAGATTTTATTTCCTCAAAATTATGGAAATGGTTTGGTATATATAATATTTTTACTTCTCATTTTTATGAATTATTTCAATTCGTAATGTTAAGTTATTTTTATGCAACGCTTTTAAAAACGAAGCAACAATTATATCTTTTATATTCGCTCTTAATAGTATTGCCTATATTTCTTTTGTCAAGATATTTATTTATTCCAAGGATGTTTTTTGAATATAGTTTATTAGAAACCTATCTTACAACAATTCCTATCATAATCTATGGTGTTATGCATTTATATAATAATTTAAATGAGACAAAAGCCTTTCAGTATGCCAATATTGGTATTTTATTATACTTGTTTTGTAGTACATTCATTTTTTTATTATATGAATTGAATAATACGTTTCAAATCCGATCGTTTAATGATTTTATAATAGATATTAACATTGTTCTACAATTTATAAAATTTAGCTTTTTCTTTATACAATGGAAAGTCATTTATTTTAAGAAATATGAACTCAATTAGCTTAGAAAATACAGAATTAATCAAAGCCGTCTTTTTTATACTATTGGCTTTTATTTCTATGTTTTTGATTTTGGTTTTGTTTTTTTACTTCTCTAGAAAAAAAATTGTGCAAATAGAAGTTGATAAAAAAAAGTTAGAAATTGAACACCAAAAGCAATTACTAAAGTCTGTAATTGTAACCCAAGAAGAAGAACGACAACGCATTGCTCAAGACTTGCACGATGATATTAGCTCTAAGCTGAATGTAGTTTCAATAAATAGCCATTTGCTCAAAACACCAAATTTGACGAATGATGAAATTGAAGAAATCACCAATAATATTATCACCTTTACACAAAATGCTTTAGAAAGTTCTAGAAGAATTGCGCATAATTTATTGCCTCCTGTTTTGGAAAAATTTGGTTTAAATGCTGGTATCGAAGAACTTGTAGAGGAATATAATAGTACAAAAAAAGTTAAAGTTGTTTTTGAAAATACTATTAATTTTGATAGTTCAAATATTGATAAACATTTACATGTTTTTAGAATTTTACAAGAGTTACTAAATAATTCGATTAAACACGGAAATGCAACTGATATTTCAATCCAATTTATTAAATTAGAAGACCAAAAAGTTTGTATTTATACAGACAACGGATTAGGTTTTGATTTAAATAACACCGATAATCAAAAAGGTTTGGGAATGAGAAATATAGAAAGTAGAATTAGCTTTATTGGAGGAAAATATTCTATTGATTCAAAGCCTAATGGAGGTGTTAAAATTATATTTAATTTTAAATAAATGAGCGAAAAAATAAAAATCTTTCTAGCGGACGATGAAGAGTTATTCCGAAAAGGAATCTTTTTTTTATTGAATAGAGAAGAAAACATCGAAATTCTTTTTGAAGCTTCAAATGGAAAAGAATTAATTGATAAACTCAACGAATCTACTCATGAAAATTTACCCGATATTATTATGATGGATTTAAAAATGCCATTAACTAATGGGGTTGAAGCAACAAAAATTATCCATAAAAATTTTCCTCAAATCAGAATTATAGCTTTAACAAGCTACAATACAAAGTCTTTTATAGCCAATATGATTAATGTTGGCGCAGCTTCTTATTTAGTTAAAAGTTCAACTCCATACGATATGTTAAAAACTATTAATGAAGTGGCAAAGAAAGGATTTTACTATAGTGATAGTGTGATGGAAGTTATTCATCAAGATGTTTTGTCAAGTGGAAGCTCTAGAACAGTATTAGATGAAGATTTTCTAACGCTTCGAGAAAAAGAAATCCTAGAACTAATTTGTAAGCAATACAGCTCCACAGAGATTGCAGACATGATGTGTCTTAGTACCAGAACTGTTGATGGGCACAGAAATAATCTACTATTAAAAACGCAATCAAAAAATGTTGCAGGATTAGTAATATTCGCTATTCAAAATAAAATTGTAAAACTCGACGAATATAATAATTCATAAAAACTTCTTGATTTAGTAGCTTCTACAAAATTGAAATACTAAAACAAAATACACAAGTATAGTTACCACAAGAACTACGTAGCCAATTTTTTTTAGTAATTTCATTTCTCTTGAATTTAATAACGAAGAATTGCTTTTAGTTGTATTCATTTTTTTTAGATTTATTGATACATGACAAAACTACCTCAAAAAATAATGCTGTGTAAGCGTAAAAATACCTGATTTTAAAATCAGGTATTTTTACGGGGTCAACCAGGTATTTTTACGGGGGTACCATTTTAACATTTCAAAAAATAGATTTCAGAAGAAATGTTTTAAATTAGACCAAATTTTAATCCAATTCAATGAAAGCAAAACTTAAATATTGTTGTTTAGCCCTTATTTTACTGATATCTTTCTCAAGTAAGGCTGCTTTTGTGTTAATTCCAATGGAAGCTGAAGGACAGCAAAATCATTTGAAAGCATATGGAATTACATATTGGGCTTTAGACAAAAGTTATAAAGTAAGTTGGTTGCTAAATTATAGAGGTGGTTCCTTTTTGCTTCCCGACGCACCCGAAATTAGAAAAGAATGTCAAGTTCGTGGCGTAACTTTTGAATTGCTTTCGGATGCTTCAACAAATTCAATTTTAGAAGAAATAAGCGCCCCATCACAAAATATGGAAACGGTAGTTTTAGAAAAAGCGCCTAAAATTGCAGTGTATACACCAAAAGGAAAACAACCTTGGGATGATGCTGTAACGATGGTTTTAACCTATGCCGAAATTCCATATACCGAAATTTATGATGAGGAAGTATTATCTGATCAACTATTATTATATGATTGGTTGCACTTACATCACGAAGATTTTACCGGTCAATATGGGAAGTTCTTTGGAAATTACAGAAATACACCTTGGTACATCCAACAAAAGGCAGATGCTGAAGCATTAGCAAAGAAATTAGGTTACAATAAAGTTTCTGAAGAGAAATTAGCCGTAGCCAAAAAAATAAGAGATTTTGTTATTGGTGGAGGATTCATGTTTGCCATGTGCTCTGCAACAGATAGCTTTGATATTGCACTTTCTGCAGAAGGTGTAGATATTTGTGAGCCAATGTTTGATGGTGATGATTCTGATGCAAATTATCAAGCGCAAATAGATTATTCTAGCACTTTTGCGTTCAAAGATTATAAATTGGAACGTCAACCTATGGTATATGAATTTTCTGATATTGATACCACAGAAGAACACGGAAAAGGTTTGTTTTCAATGGATAAAGATTATTTTACATTAATGGAATATTCTGCAAAATGGGATCCAATTCCTACAATGTTATGTCAAAATCACACACAATTAGTAAAAGGGTTTATGGGGCAAACAACTGCTTTTGCAGCAGAAAAAGTAAAGTCAAATATTTTAGTGATGGGCGAATGTAAAATCAATGGAGAAGCCCGCTACATTCATGGAACTAAAGGAAAAGGAATGTTTACTTTTTATGGAGGTCACGATCCAGAAGATTATCAACATAGAGTAGGTGATGCTCCAACTGTTTTAGATTTGCATCCAAATTCGCCAGGGTATCGTTTGATTTTAAATAACGTTTTATTTCCAGCAGCAAGAAAGAAAAAGTTAAAAACATAATGGTATGGAGAGCAAACATTTACTTTTTTTCGGAATAAGCCTCTTGGGGTTATTATTTTTATTTTTTAATACTTTTTTGTTTTTACGAAAGAAAGAAATCCGCAAGTATGTTTCAAAAGTTTTCTTGATTTATTTAGCATCACTTTGTTTGATTGAAACGGCTTGTCATGTTATTGGAATTTTAAAGCCAAATTCAAACTTTTTTATATCTCATTTTTATTTTATTTTTCAATTTACTTTTTTA
It encodes the following:
- a CDS encoding LptF/LptG family permease; this translates as MKIIDKYILKRYLVTFSVMLIMFIPIGITIDVSEKVNKMIEKKIPLADILVYYGDFTVYFANLLFPIFLFLSIIWFTSKLANNTEIIAILSSGISFTRFLRPFIYGAVIVSIFALLMGFFLVPKASKGFNDFRYENLKNNSKTRETSDVFRQIKKEGKVEENIYVSNYNYLSQTGFNFTYERFKDNLLIEKVNANRIRYDEKTKKYTLYNYNKRIVGPMNDQILSKDKIDVAYNFEPDDLTPVIYVAETMTIGQLNTFINKERARGNGNINTYLVVFYKKFSLPISAFILTIIAVAVSSMKRRGGMGINLAIGIVIAFVFIFFDKVFGTLAEKSSIPPFIAVWLPNFVFGILAYYLLRNAKR
- the dnaB gene encoding replicative DNA helicase, producing MENIRNMNPIKVDKTTIINLEKGKLPPQALDLEEAVLGAMMIDKKGVDEVIDILQPDAFYKEAHKHIFEAIVQLFNETQPIDLLTVSAQLKKSGKLELSGGDFYLIQLTQKISSSAHIEFHSRIILQKFIQRSLIKISSEIIEESYDESTDVFDLLDKAESKLYEVTQGNIKRSSETAQSLVIQAKKRIEEIAGKEGLSGIATGFHNLDKLTSGWQPSDLIIIAARPGMGKTAFVLSMARNMAVDYGHPVALFSLEMSSVQLITRLISSETGLSSEKLRTGKLEKHEWEQLSIKVKNLEKAPLYIDDTPSLSIFDLRAKARRLSSQYGIKMIVVDYLQLMTAGGNGKGGGNREQEISTISRNLKALAKELNVPVIALSQLSRAVETRGSSKRPLLSDLRESGAIEQDADIVSFIYRPEYYKIDEWDDEERTPTQGQAEFIVAKHRNGGLDEIRLKFVGNLGKFENLDDFSSPFDSLPSKMNLDDSNPFITPNLPTPNEAFGSNMNSMEDDDSDVPF
- a CDS encoding acetyl-CoA carboxylase carboxyltransferase subunit alpha, which codes for MEYLDFELPIKELEDQLDKCQIIGQESDVDVSNTCKQIEKKLEETKKKIYKNLSAWQRVQLSRHPNRPYTLEHITNLTKGTFLELFGDRNFKDDKAMIGGLGQIDGQSFMIIGQQKGVNTKMRQYRNFGMANPEGYRKALRLMKMAEKFNIPVLTLIDTPGAYPGLEAEERGQGEAIARNIFEMARLKTPIISVIIGEGASGGALGIGVGDRVYMLENTWYSVISPESCSSILWRSWEYKEQAAEALKLTSYDMKKQKLIDDIIPEPLGGAHYDKETTFKTVEQYITKAYNELKDLSTKDLVLQRMDKYSKMGEFKE
- a CDS encoding transketolase, which translates into the protein MSNTQQLQDFTTQVRRDILRMVHAVNSGHPGGSLGCAEFLVTLYQDVMKRNEGFDMNGIGEDLFFLSNGHISPVFYSVLARSGYFPVAELATFRKLNSRLQGHPTTHEGLPGIRMASGSLGQGMSVAIGAAQAKKLNNDNHLVFALLGDGELQEGQNWEAIMYASAKKVDNLIATIDLNGKQIDGTTDEVLAMGSIKAKFEAFDWIVLEIEAGNNIDAIKAGLAEAKSKSGNGKPVCILLHTEMGNGVDFMMHTHAWHGKAPNDEQLGNALAQNVETLGDY
- a CDS encoding DMT family transporter, which translates into the protein MQNDNLKSYLHLHVIVFIWGFTAVLGKLISLEALDLVWYRMLFASVIMTFVVLINKERIKVPFNVLVGFIVSGIIIALHWLTFYQAIKVSNVSITLACLSTGAFFASILEPIFYKRKIIWYEVLFGLIVIFGLGIIFKVETQYTTGIYLAVTSAFLSALFSVINGKYAKEYSPNVISVYELSSGFLFLSIYLFFADSFTPAFFALSSNDLLWLFLLSSICTAYAFSASVKVMKFLSPFTVMLTINLEPIYGIILVLLIFPENEKMSPMFYIGAIIILATVIANGIVKSRKKLPTN
- a CDS encoding asparagine synthetase B; amino-acid sequence: MKAKLKYCCLALILLISFSSKAAFVLIPMEAEGQQNHLKAYGITYWALDKSYKVSWLLNYRGGSFLLPDAPEIRKECQVRGVTFELLSDASTNSILEEISAPSQNMETVVLEKAPKIAVYTPKGKQPWDDAVTMVLTYAEIPYTEIYDEEVLSDQLLLYDWLHLHHEDFTGQYGKFFGNYRNTPWYIQQKADAEALAKKLGYNKVSEEKLAVAKKIRDFVIGGGFMFAMCSATDSFDIALSAEGVDICEPMFDGDDSDANYQAQIDYSSTFAFKDYKLERQPMVYEFSDIDTTEEHGKGLFSMDKDYFTLMEYSAKWDPIPTMLCQNHTQLVKGFMGQTTAFAAEKVKSNILVMGECKINGEARYIHGTKGKGMFTFYGGHDPEDYQHRVGDAPTVLDLHPNSPGYRLILNNVLFPAARKKKLKT
- a CDS encoding sensor histidine kinase gives rise to the protein MNSISLENTELIKAVFFILLAFISMFLILVLFFYFSRKKIVQIEVDKKKLEIEHQKQLLKSVIVTQEEERQRIAQDLHDDISSKLNVVSINSHLLKTPNLTNDEIEEITNNIITFTQNALESSRRIAHNLLPPVLEKFGLNAGIEELVEEYNSTKKVKVVFENTINFDSSNIDKHLHVFRILQELLNNSIKHGNATDISIQFIKLEDQKVCIYTDNGLGFDLNNTDNQKGLGMRNIESRISFIGGKYSIDSKPNGGVKIIFNFK
- the tgt gene encoding tRNA guanosine(34) transglycosylase Tgt — its product is MKFDLITKDPNSKARAGKITTDHGVIETPIFMPVGTVASVKGVHQRELREDINPDIILGNTYHLYLRPQTKILEAAGGLHKFMNWDRNILTDSGGYQVYSLSSNRKIKEEGVKFKSHIDGSYHFFSPENVMEIQRTIGADIIMAFDECTPYPCDYRYAKRSMHMTHRWLDRCINHLEKLPFKYGYEQTFFPIVQGSTYKDLREQSAEYIANAGAQGNAIGGLSVGEPAEEMYAMTEIVTAILPEDKPRYLMGVGTPINILENIALGIDMFDCVMPTRNARNGMLFTAHGTMNMKNKKWEADFSPIDEMGHTWVDTEYSKAYLRHLFAADEFLGKQIATIHNLGFYMWLVREARRQIIAGTFRAWKDKMVVQMSQRL
- a CDS encoding response regulator transcription factor, producing MSEKIKIFLADDEELFRKGIFFLLNREENIEILFEASNGKELIDKLNESTHENLPDIIMMDLKMPLTNGVEATKIIHKNFPQIRIIALTSYNTKSFIANMINVGAASYLVKSSTPYDMLKTINEVAKKGFYYSDSVMEVIHQDVLSSGSSRTVLDEDFLTLREKEILELICKQYSSTEIADMMCLSTRTVDGHRNNLLLKTQSKNVAGLVIFAIQNKIVKLDEYNNS